One genomic window of Myxocyprinus asiaticus isolate MX2 ecotype Aquarium Trade chromosome 5, UBuf_Myxa_2, whole genome shotgun sequence includes the following:
- the atp1b3a gene encoding sodium/potassium-transporting ATPase subunit beta-3a isoform X2: MFTFTMWAMLQTLNENTPKYRDRVASPGLVIRPNSLNIIFNRSNPAEYGLFVQHLESFLHQYNDSEQAKNDLCMAGQYSEQDEELQKKVCQFRRSLLHRCSGMEDSTFGYAAGHPCVIVKMNRVIGLKPTGDPYINCTSKSEKPLRMQYFPHDGTIDRMYFPYYGKKAHEGYVQPLVAVKLLLMKEDYNSELTVECRLEGSNLKNNDERDKFLGRVTFRVLVTE; this comes from the exons ATGTTTACTTTCACTATGTGGGCAATGCTTCAGACGCTGAATGAAAACACACCCAAGTATCGAGATCGTGTTGCATCCCCAG GGTTGGTTATCAGGCCAAACTCTTTGAATATAATTTTCAACAGGTCAAACCCCGCTGAATATGGGCTATTTGTCCAACATCTAGAATCATTTCTGCATC AGTATAACGACTCAGAACAAGCTAAAAATGACTTGTGCATGGCGGGTCAGTACTCTGAGCAGGATGAGGAACTTCAGAAGAAGGTGTGCCAGTTCAGGAGGAGTTTACTCCATCGTTGCTCTGGTATGGAGGACTCCACCTTTGGCTATGCTGCGGGACATCCATGTGTTATTGTCAAGATGAACAGG GTCATTGGTCTTAAGCCTACCGGAGATCCATACATCAACTGCACATCAAAG AGTGAGAAACCTCTCCGGATGCAGTACTTCCCCCATGACGGGACTATCGATAGGATGTACTTCCCTTACTATGGTAAAAAGGCACAT GAGGGCTATGTTCAGCCTCTGGTTGCTGTAAAGCTGTTGCTTATGAAGGAAGACTACAACTCTGAGCTGACTGTAGAATGCAGGTTAGAGGGCTCTAACCTTAAGAACAATGACGAGCGTGACAAGTTTCTTGGACGTGTCACCTTTCGGGTCCTGGTGACTGAGTAA